In a single window of the Tigriopus californicus strain San Diego chromosome 2, Tcal_SD_v2.1, whole genome shotgun sequence genome:
- the LOC131892957 gene encoding facilitated trehalose transporter Tret1-like isoform X2: MEELAAGVDMPLTGKPVIVDRSEVSSPLSRKRQVLATIFATMGCFMNGGVIGYSGPANPSIMNPLSTDMYGNSFYVDLQEVSWITGVLSIGSFIGGLIGGPFMERIGRRRMMMLPTALSFLLGYVIIALANNKYLVYTGRVINGIGLGFELSTVTVYIMEIATTDMRGFLG; encoded by the exons atggaGGAATTGGCAGCTGGGGTGGACATGCCTCTCACCGGCAAACCCGTCATTGTCGACAGATCTGAAGTGTCCTCGCCACTTTCACGCAAACGacag GTTCTGGCAACTATATTTGCAACCATGGGATGCTTCATGAACGGAGGAGTGATTGGATACTCAGGTCCCGCCAATCCAAGTATTATGAATCCGTTGAGTACGGATATGTACGGCAACTCATTTTATGTCGACCTCCAGGAAGTCTCGTGGATAA CTGGAGTTCTGAGTATCGGTTCATTCATCGGAGGTCTCATCGGTGGTCCCTTTATGGAGCGAATTGGTCGACGGCGAATGATGATGCTCCCTACGGCCTTGTCTTTTTTACTGGGTTACGTGATCATAGCACTCGCTAACAACAAGTACTTAGTCTACACCGGCAG AGTCATCAACGGCATTGGGTTGGGATTCGAACTGTCCACTGTGACCGTGTACATCATGGAAATCGCCACCACAGATATGAGAGGTTTCCTTGGATGA
- the LOC131892957 gene encoding facilitated trehalose transporter Tret1-2 homolog isoform X1 encodes MGSAGIMFTFCAGAVLDWKWLAVANGIWGILFMIGMYFAPESPRWLLLKGREYSAKRSLEWLRGRDDSKAIDAEIEKTKKDIAIKKTQRVSISQLSSVWKPFIVALVMMSIVQLSGFNVLVYYTVNIFQMANSTVDPKIASIIVGITLLVSCILAILIVSKLNRKLMLSVSIFFMGVSQAVLGYCMYHKEQLDAQIHERLIRENITDLQAFSVNKTEAEILEYSPQSPDWLGWLPLVAVISFLFFGNGGYGTLIWVVTAELLPAKVRSVANSIIICLGFLGGFVVAKTFVDLIEALGQSVTFWIYSGMCFFGLIFTIVCVPETRNKTMDEIQEAFNQPCSQLVTERLCGCCRKK; translated from the coding sequence ATGGGTTCGGCGGGAATCATGTTCACATTTTGCGCTGGAGCCGTTCTCGATTGGAAATGGCTAGCGGTGGCCAATGGGATTTGGGGCATCCTGTTCATGATTGGGATGTATTTTGCACCCGAGAGTCCCCGATGGCTGCTACTTAAAGGTCGAGAATACTCGGCCAAACGAAGCCTGGAATGGCTTCGAGGACGCGACGATTCCAAGGCTATTGACGCCGAAATCGAGAAGACCAAAAAGGACATTGCCATCAAAAAGACGCAACGAGTCTCAATCAGCCAACTCTCGAGCGTATGGAAGCCGTTCATAGTGGCGTTGGTGATGATGAGCATCGTCCAACTGTCCGGGTTCAACGTTCTGGTCTACTACACCGTCAACATCTTCCAGATGGCCAACAGCACGGTGGATCCCAAAATTGCTTCCATTATTGTGGGAATCACGCTCCTGGTTTCGTGTATTCTCGCAATCCTCATCGTGTCCAAATTGAATCGCAAGTTAATGTTGAGCGTGTCCATCTTTTTCATGGGTGTGAGCCAAGCGGTTTTGGGATATTGCATGTACCACAAGGAACAACTCGATGCCCAAATTCACGAGCGGCTAATTCGGGAAAATATTACCGATCTACAGGCCTTCTCAGTGAATAAGACAGAAGCGGAAATCCTGGAATACTCACCCCAATCCCCGGATTGGTTGGGCTGGCTCCCACTCGTGGCAGTCATCagtttcctcttcttcggcAATGGAGGCTATGGAACCCTCATCTGGGTGGTCACGGCCGAACTTTTGCCGGCCAAGGTGCGGAGTGTCGCCAATAGTATCATCATTTGCTTGGGTTTCCTCGGCGGCTTTGTCGTGGCCAAGACATTTGTGGACTTAATCGAGGCCTTGGGACAATCGGTCACCTTTTGGATATACTCTGGGATGTGCTTCTTCGGACTCATATTCACCATCGTTTGCGTACCCGAGACTCGAAACAAGACTATGGACGAAATCCAGGAAGCGTTCAATCAGCCATGCTCGCAACTAGTCACTGAAAGGCTATGCGGCTGTTGTAGAAAAAAATAG
- the LOC131892952 gene encoding facilitated trehalose transporter Tret1-2 homolog codes for MSVVTMSERDLESEQEVPDAPIGLSVPPLEQLAPYSPWETSTAFSKRRQTLAVFIVTIASILNGTSIGYSGPAVPLLLNPVSTNIYGGFLTLDVQDVSWITAIMSLGCFFGCIVSGPIMDKIGRKPTLMLVTTGLFVLGYLLIFLAPNIGTLLAGRFFTGSGLGFAIASSTVYLVEVTSSDMRGVLGCFVQLQGTLGVLFTFAMGTFLDWYFLALANLCFVAPLVIGMLFVPETPRWLILQGQDEEAKASLEWFRGRENQELIFLEIENIKCGIEFGQMTRVTLADLKEAWKPSAICLGLMFLAQFCGLSTLVFYTVSIFQLARSSLDPRVASVLVGITLFLSSCLTLIVVPKFNRRLILLISILGMTLGMIVLGICLHFIEQTPPDQPLTSVLKWLPVTTVILALFIGNGGFGTLVWIVMAEILPPKVRSLVTSLSICFGFLMGFVVSKTFVDLAEAINISGTFWLYGVINFLSMIVLGWVLPETRNRTIEQIQKKFTRSYTKFMVPHQEDYEELVSYS; via the exons ATGAGTGTTGTTACGATGTCCGAAAGGGATTTAGAGTCTGAGCAGGAAGTTCCAGACGCCCCAATTGGCCTAAGTGTTCCACCTTTAGAACAACTCGCACCCTACAGTCCTTGGGAAACCTCCACAGCGTTCTCTAAAAGACGGCAG ACTCTAGCAGTGTTCATTGTGACCATTGCCAGTATCCTGAATGGAACCAGTATCGGATATTCCGGTCCGGCTGTTCCGCTGCTGCTGAATCCAGTTTCCACCAATATCTATGGAGGTTTTCTCACTCTAGACGTCCAAGACGTGTCATGGATAA CGGCAATAATGAGCCTCGGATGCTTCTTTGGGTGCATTGTATCGGGTCCAATTATGGACAAGATCGGCCGAAAACCCACCCTTATGCTTGTCACCACCGGGCTCTTTGTGTTGGGCTACCTACTAATCTTTCTCGCCCCGAATATTGGCACGCTTCTTGCCGGAAG ATTCTTTACTGGATCAGGTTTGGGATTTGCCATTGCCTCTAGCACGGTCTACTTGGTCGAAGTCACCTCTTCCGACATGAGAGGCGTTTTGGGGTGTTTTGTCCAGCTCCAGGGCACTCTTGGGGTTCTCTTCACTTTTGCAATGGGCACCTTTTTGGATTGgtatttcttggccttggctaACCTGTGCTTCGTGGCACCCCTGGTTATTGGAATGCTTTTCGTGCCCGAAACACCACGATGGCTCATCCTTCAAG GCCAGGATGAAGAGGCCAAAGCGAGTTTGGAATGGTTTCGAGGGCGAGAAAATCAAGAGTTGATCTTCCTCGAAATCGAGAACATCAAATGCGGGATCGAATTCGGACAAATGACTCGCGTGACTTTGGCCGATTTGAAGGAGGCTTGGAAGCCTTCCGCTATTTGCTTGGGTCTGATGTTCTTGGCCCAATTCTGCGGGCTGAGCACTCTCGTGTTTTACACGGTGAGCATCTTCCAATTGGCACGATCATCTTTGGACCCTCGGGTGGCTTCCGTTTTGGTTGGAATCACCCTCTTTCTCTCCAGTTGTCTGACTCTTATTGTCGTCCCCAAGTTTAATCGACGATTAATCCTCCTGATCTCGATCTTGGGAATGACCCTAGGCATGATTGTTCTGGGCATTTGTTTGCATTTCATCGAGCAAACGCCTCCTGATCAGCCCTTGACTTCGGTTTTGAAGTGGTTACCCGTGACTACGGTGATCCTCGCCTTATTCATTGGCAATGGCGGATTCGGGACCTTGGTTTGGATCGTCATGGCCGAGATCTTGCCGCCCAAAGTCCGCAGCTTGGTCACATCCCTGAGCATTTGTTTCGGTTTTCTTATGGGCTTTGTGGTGAGCAAGACGTTTGTGGACTTGGCGGAGGCTATCAATATATCGGGCACATTTTGGCTCTATGGGGTGATCAATTTTCTAAGCATGATCGTGTTGGGTTGGGTTTTGCCCGAGACTCGAAATCGGACCATAGAGCAAATTCAAAAGAAGTTCACGCGATCTTACACGAAATTCATGGTCCCTCACCAAGAGGACTACGAGGAACTTGTGAGCTACTCATAA
- the LOC131892956 gene encoding uncharacterized protein LOC131892956, which yields MEELALEDAGTRVTLATSHHPKYPAANVLEESGTKPWISTGMYPQTIVLTFSDLKAVTMVGLKSYNVKEIEIESSSTDRTTNFTAIKTKILPISLGSPQDHVIVDSKDTAAFGAQHIRLRITAGYDNFCAIYQLSIKASDNAGARLDSTDASPAFDSTNANEKPFKSQSEQEKKFEFSFSQPKANSGDPFVFNAQRQAEEVSKAAENFGFRVPSAKKRMNGTNRDNAETSEDDGDDDDRGIPQPSWRPGATNFDDLPLPKPSDPQSLFNQDDDQDNDDEQEEEESQDPLYPESVPVRDLVHGSRFPPAENGTVFPRSNEVTGFNFGAKKDSEEDADVDSDGDDSSNRVTTFGDAFNMLDGENDSDEL from the exons ATGGAGGAATTGGCCTTGGAAGATGCCGGGACTCGGGTCACTCTTGCTACAAGTCATCACCCTAAATATCCAGCGGCTAACGTACTCGAAGA ATCGGGCACTAAGCCGTGGATTAGTACGGGAATGTATCCACAGACCATTGTGCTGACTTTCAGCGACTTAAAGGCCGTAACCATGGTCGGGCTCAAGAGCTACAACG tcAAGGAAATCGAAATTGAAAGCTCTTCGACAGACAGAACAACTAACTTTACAGCCATAAAGACGAAGATTTTGCCAATATCACTGGGATCTCCTCAAGACCACGTGATCGTGGATTCTAAAGACACTGCAG CATTTGGAGCCCAGCATATCCGCCTTCGAATCACAGCCGGATATGACAATTTTTGTGCCATTTATCAGTTGTCCATTAAAGCTTCGGACAACGCTGGCGCGAGGTTGGATTCGACTGATGCAAG TCCGGCTTTTGATAGCACCAACGCTAACGAGAAACCTTTTAAAAGCCAATCGGAACAGGAGAAAAAGTTCGAATTCTCGTTCTCACAACCCAAGGCTAATTCGGGAGACCCGTTCGTGTTTAACGCCCAACGTCAAGCCGAAGAAGTGTCCAAAGCTGCCGAGAACTTCGGTTTCCGTGTCCCATCCGCCAAGAAGCGCATGAATGGGACAAATCGGGACAATGCCGAGACGTCCGAGgacgatggtgatgatgatgatcgcgGCATCCCTCAGCCATCCTGGCGACCAGGAGCCACTAACTTTGACGATCTGCCTTTGCCTAAACCTAGTGATCCACAGAGCTTATTCAATCAGGACGATGACCAGGACAATGATGATGagcaagaggaagaggaaagCCAGGATCCACTCTATCCCGAATCTGTTCCAGTTCGTGACCTAGTACATGGGTCCCGATTTCCTCCGGCTGAGAATGGAACAGTCTTCCCACGATCCAATGAGGTGACTGGCTTTAATTTCGGGGCTAAAAAGGACTCTGAAGAGGATGCGGATGTGGATTCGGATGGAGACGATAGCAGCAATCGGGTGACCACGTTTGGAGACGCGTTTAACATGCTCGATGGCGAAAACGACTCCGACGAACTGTGA
- the LOC131892960 gene encoding protein phosphatase inhibitor 2-like isoform X2: MTENLGKLPKRGILKPSTSFEQRDLEPRHSDKNPHFDEQNILETLHPATKDYGFMKIDEPKTPYEYATDNADGEEEAGEQEEEGAAGSVAKADELDAQDLADRIAAADVSKRPRRLSEPSGDEEDLKLLSPEERKNREKFEQKRKAHYNEFYAVKMARQLMEEEGEEEDTSKSDEKDPESQEDQAPEDEESTMDTVAETTGGDESLIKPASESS, translated from the exons ATGACGGAAAATCTGGGGAAATTGCCCAAACGAGGCATCTTGAAGCCTTCCACGAGTTTCGAGCAACGTGATCTGGAACCCCGTCA TTCGGATAAAAATCCGCACTTCGATGAGCAAAACATCCTGGAGACCCTGCATCCGGCGACCAAGGATTATGGTTTCATGAAGATCGATGAGCCCAAAACGCCCTATGAATACGCCACGGACAATGCGGACGGGGAGGAGGAAGCGGGGgaacaagaggaagagggCGCGGCTGGATCGGTGGCCAAAGCCGATGAATTGGATGCTCAAGATTTGGCCGACAG GATCGCTGCGGCTGACGTGAGCAAAAGACCGCGACGTCTTTCAGAACCTAGTGGGGACGAAGAAGATCTCAAACTTTTATCACCAGAAGAGCGGAAGAACCGCGAAAAGTTCGAACAGAAGCGGAAAGCACACTACAACGAGTTTTACGCCGTCAAGATGGCCAGACAACTCATGGAGGAGGAAGGCGAGGAGGAGGACACTAGCAAAAGTGACGAAAAGGATCCGGAGAGTCAAGAAGACCAAGCACCTGAAGACGAAGAATCAACCATGGACACGGTGGCGGAGACTACAGGCGGAGATGAGTCGCTTATCAAGCCTGCAAGCGAGTCCTCCTAA
- the LOC131892960 gene encoding protein phosphatase inhibitor 2-like isoform X1, with protein sequence MTENLGKLPKRGILKPSTSFEQRDLEPRHSSDKNPHFDEQNILETLHPATKDYGFMKIDEPKTPYEYATDNADGEEEAGEQEEEGAAGSVAKADELDAQDLADRIAAADVSKRPRRLSEPSGDEEDLKLLSPEERKNREKFEQKRKAHYNEFYAVKMARQLMEEEGEEEDTSKSDEKDPESQEDQAPEDEESTMDTVAETTGGDESLIKPASESS encoded by the exons ATGACGGAAAATCTGGGGAAATTGCCCAAACGAGGCATCTTGAAGCCTTCCACGAGTTTCGAGCAACGTGATCTGGAACCCCGTCA TAGTTCGGATAAAAATCCGCACTTCGATGAGCAAAACATCCTGGAGACCCTGCATCCGGCGACCAAGGATTATGGTTTCATGAAGATCGATGAGCCCAAAACGCCCTATGAATACGCCACGGACAATGCGGACGGGGAGGAGGAAGCGGGGgaacaagaggaagagggCGCGGCTGGATCGGTGGCCAAAGCCGATGAATTGGATGCTCAAGATTTGGCCGACAG GATCGCTGCGGCTGACGTGAGCAAAAGACCGCGACGTCTTTCAGAACCTAGTGGGGACGAAGAAGATCTCAAACTTTTATCACCAGAAGAGCGGAAGAACCGCGAAAAGTTCGAACAGAAGCGGAAAGCACACTACAACGAGTTTTACGCCGTCAAGATGGCCAGACAACTCATGGAGGAGGAAGGCGAGGAGGAGGACACTAGCAAAAGTGACGAAAAGGATCCGGAGAGTCAAGAAGACCAAGCACCTGAAGACGAAGAATCAACCATGGACACGGTGGCGGAGACTACAGGCGGAGATGAGTCGCTTATCAAGCCTGCAAGCGAGTCCTCCTAA